The Leptolyngbyaceae cyanobacterium genome has a window encoding:
- a CDS encoding tetratricopeptide repeat protein, producing MELEQEFYQRGIDKFRQGDLSGAIQEFNRALRINHDFADAYYQRGLARFDFKDTKSAIEDYDRVLQIKPDRIEAYFARSLAYLALGNFAKAIDDADRLIKINPHHAPAYNLRAKICHKLGNIQVAIANYKKAAEIYLEQKEAAKCRQCLDNIKQLQPPQPETIQTPKYNFQFEPTDFINQAVQKGISGQYAAAIEDFNWLIQLNHQSYEIYYQRGLMHSKLSYYLRAIADFTQALNIQPNLAEGYYHRGIARAEYGDSFAAIADFEQAAKLYQERSENENYQKALAEKNKAELSIQKSQETLKSKTEIFQVKIKRRQGGTPVIDVLFNRYHTFEMLLDTGASHTTITPDMAAVLNVVIVGIERAVIANGQLIESPMGNVAYIGVGGVSVNNLLVAIGAIPLLGQNFFGNYDLIIKQDIIEFHSRSKSSPNQAQKFNNYPRGKVSPQLQSRLLTLVGGNWATAERLIENEREKNPGKTETWYWEKVIYDLERDRGIH from the coding sequence GTGGAACTAGAGCAAGAGTTTTACCAGCGAGGAATAGATAAGTTTCGTCAGGGAGACTTATCAGGTGCAATCCAAGAATTTAATCGCGCCTTGCGGATTAATCATGACTTTGCTGATGCTTATTACCAAAGAGGTTTAGCACGTTTTGATTTTAAAGATACCAAGAGTGCGATCGAAGATTACGATCGCGTTTTACAAATTAAACCCGATCGGATAGAAGCCTATTTTGCTCGCAGTTTAGCTTACTTAGCTTTGGGAAATTTTGCCAAAGCCATCGATGATGCCGATCGATTAATTAAAATCAATCCCCATCACGCACCTGCTTATAATTTAAGAGCCAAGATTTGTCATAAATTGGGCAATATCCAAGTTGCGATCGCTAATTACAAAAAAGCAGCCGAAATTTATTTAGAACAAAAAGAAGCTGCCAAATGCCGTCAATGTTTGGATAATATCAAACAATTACAACCACCCCAGCCTGAAACTATTCAAACTCCTAAATATAATTTCCAGTTCGAGCCAACAGACTTCATTAACCAAGCAGTTCAGAAAGGAATCAGCGGACAATACGCCGCAGCCATTGAAGATTTTAATTGGTTAATTCAACTAAATCACCAAAGTTATGAAATTTATTACCAACGAGGATTAATGCACTCTAAATTGAGCTATTATTTGCGAGCGATCGCAGATTTTACTCAAGCCTTAAATATCCAACCAAACTTAGCAGAAGGATATTATCATCGCGGAATTGCTCGTGCTGAGTACGGTGATAGTTTTGCCGCGATCGCAGATTTTGAACAAGCAGCCAAACTCTATCAAGAACGCAGCGAAAACGAGAACTACCAAAAAGCATTAGCAGAAAAAAATAAAGCCGAACTCTCTATCCAAAAATCCCAAGAAACACTAAAATCTAAAACTGAAATATTTCAAGTAAAAATCAAACGCCGCCAAGGTGGAACACCTGTAATTGATGTATTATTTAACCGTTATCATACTTTTGAAATGCTGTTAGATACGGGAGCTTCTCATACCACAATTACTCCTGATATGGCAGCAGTACTAAATGTGGTTATTGTTGGTATAGAAAGAGCAGTAATTGCTAACGGACAACTCATCGAATCCCCGATGGGGAATGTTGCTTACATCGGGGTTGGCGGTGTTTCAGTCAACAATTTATTAGTAGCAATTGGCGCTATTCCTCTCTTAGGACAAAACTTTTTTGGCAACTATGACTTAATCATCAAACAAGATATCATTGAATTTCATTCAAGATCGAAATCTTCTCCCAATCAAGCACAAAAATTCAACAACTATCCCAGAGGAAAAGTTAGCCCTCAATTACAAAGTAGACTCCTCACCTTAGTCGGCGGAAATTGGGCAACTGCCGAAAGATTAATCGAAAACGAAAGAGAGAAAAACCCCGGCAAAACAGAAACTTGGTATTGGGAAAAAGTTATCTACGATTTAGAACGCGATCGCGGAATTCATTAG